Part of the Methylomonas rapida genome is shown below.
AAAACCAAGTCCATAACGGCATTGCTTTTTGCGATGAGCTGCGCAAGTAGTTCGGCATTTGCTTACACGACGGATATCGCGGACGCCACCCGAACCTTTACCTTTGATTCGACCAGTTTCTTTTCCGGTAGCGACAATGACGCCGATACACTGTTGTCTTACGGCAAAGGCAACATCACCGGTAATGTCAAAAACGGCAAAGGCAATGTTCCAGCAGGCTGGCAGGTGACGGTTGACGGCAGTCAGAGCACATATAGCACCAACGTATTTTCCGTGTCTTCGCTAGGCGCCAGCTCCGGCACGTTTTCATTGAGCAGTAATGTTTGGGATATCTATTCAAGAATTGCGATCGGTTTCAAGGTAGGCAGCAACAAATCAATAGATTGGGCGATATTCGAATTGGAACAATTTGCGCAATCCGGCATTTGGTCCACCGGCCCCAAACAAGGCGGCGGATTGTCACATTACATGGTCTACACAATCCCCAATTCGCCTGTGCCACCCAGCCAAGTACCACTGCCTGGCGCCGCCTGGCTATTTTTGACCGGCATCCTGGGCTTGATGGCTCGCAAAAAATCAGGACTCAAGGCGAGCTAAATTAACCTAGAAAAATCATTTGGCCCACGAAACACACGAAAATCACGAAAAATTTCAAACAGTTATCCCCCAAAGATACGCGCCGGCCAGGTGAGCCGATAACCGATAAGGACCGATAAGCTTCATAACGCAATGATTTCTTTCGTGCTTTTCGTGGACTTACTACCGGTTTTAGGATTAACGCGCTCCGCCATCGACAACCATCCAATAATCTGGCGCCAATATCGATATTGATCGAATTTGGCGCCAGGCATGCACATGCACCACCCGCCAATTCTGCTGGCCAATTAGCTTTCTGACGATCCGTTATTCAATGCCAATGGTCGGCACCAGCCCTTTCGGCAACAGTGAAATTATCCTGGTTATGAGTGGAATTGAGATTATGCGGCGTGTCCTGCAGGGTCAGCGCCGAATAGCTGAATACTGTTTCAGACCTTGCGTCTGACTTCCATGACATTGGGCAATTGACTGATGCGCCCAAGCACGAAACTCAATTGCGCGGTGTTTTCAATCTGAATTTGCATGGTCAAGGTGGCTGAATGGTCGGCATGGGTTTTCAACGAGGCATCGGTGATTTGTACCTTGGCATAGTGCAATAGCTGGGAAACCTCGATCAACAGGTTCTGCCCACTCAATGCCTCGATCACGATAGGCACATTGTGATGCGCTTTATGCACGCCGCTCCATTCGGCTTTGAGCAAATGCGTCTGTTGTTGCGGCGTCAAATGCTGGATGTTTTCGCAATCGATTCTATGGATGGTAATGCCCCGCTTATGCGAAACATAACCGATGATCTCGTCGCCTTTCACCGGGGAACAACAATGCGCCAGCGTGGTGACGACGTTATCCATGTCCTCCACGGTGACCACGGAATTTGGACTGGCTTTGGAAGGCGACAATTTAAAGGATACCGGCGCCAGTTCGGGAATTTTCAAGGCACTCGCCAATTGCCGGCTATTGATATCCCCCCGCCCCAGAGCCTGGTGGAAATGTTCCGCATCGGGCATCTTGAAATGCTTCAGCAATTCGGCCAGATCGACCTGCTTGAGCCCCAGGCGCCTGCTTTCCTTGTCCAATAAATTTTTGCCGGCGGCGATGTTTTCGCTGAGTTCCTGTTGCTTGAACCAGTTTTTGACTTTGCCGATCGCGCGCGGAGTTTTCAGATAACCCAGGTTTGGATCGAGCCAATTTCGGCTGGGCTGACCGTTTTTGACCGTAATGATTTCCACTTGCTCGCCGGATTTGAGCTCGTAAGTCAAGGGTTTGATCTGCCCATTGACCTTGGCGCCCCGGCAGCTGTGGCCGACTTCGGTATGAATCGCATAGGCAAAATCCAAGGGCGTCGCACCCTTGATCAAATCGACCAGCTTGCCGGTCGGCGTCAAGACGAACACCCGGTCCGAAAACAGCTCGGTATGAAAGCTTTCCAGCAGAGTGTCTCCGCTACGCTCTTCCAAAAGCATACGCAACGAGGTGATGTTTTTTTCCGAAGCCGCACTGTGCCTGCCGCCTTCTTTATAGCGCCAATGCGCGGCAACCCCGAGTTCGGCAAACTCATGCATCGCGCGGGTACGAATCTGTATTTCGATACGGTTGCCTTGCTTATCGACCACCACGGTATGCAAAGACTGGTAACCGTTTTCCTTGGGGTTGGCGATGTAATCGTCGAATTCCTTGGGGATATATTGCCACTGACTGTGCGCCAATCCCAATACGGTATAACACGCCGCCAAATCGTCGACGATCACACGCACGGCCAGTAAATCGTAAAGCTCTTCGATCGGCAGTTGTTTGCGGCGCATTTTGCACCAAATACTGTAAATATGTTTGGGCCGCCCGTAGACCTTGGCGCGTATCGCATGCACATCCAGTGCCTGGCGCAACTCACTCAGAAAAGTGTTTATACAGGTTTCGCGTTGCACGCGTGTATCGGCCAATGCCTTGGCAATGGCGCGATAACGTTCCGGTTCCAGATAGCGAAACGCCAGGTCTTCCAACTCCCATTTGAATTGACTGATACCCAGCCGATTGGCCAATGGCGCATAAATATCCAGTGTCTCGCGCGCGATAAAGCGTCGAATATCCTCTTTCTCCTGGCTCAACCCGCGCAAGCGCTGGATGCGATACGCAAGCTTGATCAGTACCGACCTCACGTCATGCGTCATCGCCAGCAGCATGCGTCGCAGTATTTCCGATTGGTCGGGCTGTTTCGCCATTTCCAGCTGATAAATACCGACGGTATTCAACCAGCGCACATCCTTGACCAAGGACGCCACCTCCGAACCGAATCGTGTCTTGATGCCAGCTTCGTCCAAGTAACCTTCCAGCCTGGAATCGCTGAGCACGGCTGCCAAGATGGAGTCCAAATCGATGTGAACGGCGGTCAGAATGCAGGCAACATCAATGCCGTGGGGCCGTTTGCTCTTGGAAATCGACGACGGCTGGGCCGCGGCTTGCCTGACCAACGCCAAGGCCTCATCAACCAACGCCCGGTCGGATTCAGAGAGCTCGGGGAATAATGATTTGACATCAACAGAGTGTTTATCCATCCCAACATTGTAAAACAGGAAGCGGAAGAATGGCTGTTATCGGCTCAAGAAGCCCGCAACAAAAGAGAAACACGCCACAAAAAAGGATAAGGCCTGAAAGCCTCCCTTGAAAGTATCCTAGGAAAAGACTGTGGCCCACGAGTAGTCCTAAAAACATCGGCAGTCCACGAAAAGCAAAACGGCGTAGCCACTAAAAATGGCTACGCCGTTTTGCGTAGTTCTCATATCAAAGCATCAGCTGGATTACGTGCAACACAACTTCCGCATTTTGCGCTCGTACTATTTGGCAATAGCCAACGCTATTGCACTCCTCATCTGAGAAACTTTAGCAGTTTTCAAACAGGGAAGTTATTTATAGCGAGATCCTTAACTCTGAAAGTCATTGTGGTAGCGACGAGGGCGTCGCTCCCACGAAAACCTTCATTTGCCGGAGCGATGCCGAGCCTTCATGAACGTTAGGATGAGGAATGCCCTGCCTCAACCGTGATTTTCAACTTGGAACCAGGTTTGATATCGGCGCGATTTTTAGGCACGTTGTTCCATTTACGCAGGTCGGTAACATCGACTTTAAATTTTTTGGAAATTTGCGCCAGCGTATCACCCGGTTTGACGGTATAGCTGATTTGCTTGAAACTCGGTGCAGTTGAAGCCACCTGGATATTGCCACCGGTCTTTTTGATCGTCAGCTTTTGCCCCGGTTTCAATCCAGACTTTTTAGACAATTTGTTCCAGGTCAAGATGTCGTCTTGATCCACCGAAAAGTGTCTGGCCACGGTCCAGAGTGTGTCGCCTTTTTTAACCGTGTATTCTTGCTTGCTGACCTGAGGCTTTGGCGGCGCCTTGGGCTCC
Proteins encoded:
- a CDS encoding RelA/SpoT family protein, producing MDKHSVDVKSLFPELSESDRALVDEALALVRQAAAQPSSISKSKRPHGIDVACILTAVHIDLDSILAAVLSDSRLEGYLDEAGIKTRFGSEVASLVKDVRWLNTVGIYQLEMAKQPDQSEILRRMLLAMTHDVRSVLIKLAYRIQRLRGLSQEKEDIRRFIARETLDIYAPLANRLGISQFKWELEDLAFRYLEPERYRAIAKALADTRVQRETCINTFLSELRQALDVHAIRAKVYGRPKHIYSIWCKMRRKQLPIEELYDLLAVRVIVDDLAACYTVLGLAHSQWQYIPKEFDDYIANPKENGYQSLHTVVVDKQGNRIEIQIRTRAMHEFAELGVAAHWRYKEGGRHSAASEKNITSLRMLLEERSGDTLLESFHTELFSDRVFVLTPTGKLVDLIKGATPLDFAYAIHTEVGHSCRGAKVNGQIKPLTYELKSGEQVEIITVKNGQPSRNWLDPNLGYLKTPRAIGKVKNWFKQQELSENIAAGKNLLDKESRRLGLKQVDLAELLKHFKMPDAEHFHQALGRGDINSRQLASALKIPELAPVSFKLSPSKASPNSVVTVEDMDNVVTTLAHCCSPVKGDEIIGYVSHKRGITIHRIDCENIQHLTPQQQTHLLKAEWSGVHKAHHNVPIVIEALSGQNLLIEVSQLLHYAKVQITDASLKTHADHSATLTMQIQIENTAQLSFVLGRISQLPNVMEVRRKV
- a CDS encoding VPLPA-CTERM sorting domain-containing protein, with protein sequence MKTKSITALLFAMSCASSSAFAYTTDIADATRTFTFDSTSFFSGSDNDADTLLSYGKGNITGNVKNGKGNVPAGWQVTVDGSQSTYSTNVFSVSSLGASSGTFSLSSNVWDIYSRIAIGFKVGSNKSIDWAIFELEQFAQSGIWSTGPKQGGGLSHYMVYTIPNSPVPPSQVPLPGAAWLFLTGILGLMARKKSGLKAS